A genomic stretch from Candidatus Obscuribacterales bacterium includes:
- a CDS encoding PIN domain-containing protein — translation MLFDSDVLIDVLAQRQPFVTASAQALSKATQPVVQGFVSGHAVTNIFYILRRQVGGEMARELLSRLLEHLQVAGVTDNVIQAALQSPMTDFEDAVTSEAANAARVEIIVTRNTPDFAASAISAVLPEEFLAMLLE, via the coding sequence GTGTTATTTGACAGTGATGTTTTGATTGATGTTTTAGCTCAACGTCAACCATTTGTTACAGCGTCTGCACAAGCATTAAGCAAGGCGACACAGCCAGTAGTACAAGGGTTTGTCTCAGGTCATGCTGTGACGAATATTTTTTACATTTTGCGTCGTCAGGTTGGTGGCGAAATGGCACGAGAGCTTTTATCAAGGTTATTAGAGCATCTTCAAGTTGCCGGCGTTACAGACAACGTTATTCAGGCTGCATTGCAAAGCCCTATGACGGATTTTGAAGATGCTGTGACAAGTGAAGCTGCAAATGCTGCAAGAGTAGAAATTATCGTGACCCGAAATACACCTGACTTTGCTGCTTCAGCCATCTCTGCAGTATTACCAGAAGAGTTTTTAGCTATGCTATTGGAATAA